The genomic stretch TCACATGTGAATCAAGCACTGTTGTACATTGAGCAATTAACGCAATGAGATCTGCTTCGTAAGCGCAAATATCATACTCGTCTCCGATCACTTCAAAATCCAACTGAAATAAATGGTTACACCAGTTAAACGTTAATATATATTCTGCAAGTTTCGGAGCATTTAAATTCGACAATTTTGCTTCCTGTCTCGACTGGATAATAATTTCTTCAATAATTTCCTTTGCCCTGTCCACATGATCCAGTGCAAGGTTGCCTTTGATTAACTGCAAACGATTTAACCAATCATGACGAGAATGGCGCAGAACATCAAAGGTATTCCACTTTTTAGACATAATTGCACTCCCAATGCTTTAACCATTTTCTTCATTATAACAATAGATGATTCATTCATGTTACCCTAAAAAAGAAAACAATCTTATGCGTATTCATGTGCATCGTCACTTTTTCTAGACCATTTCGTCCATTATATCAAAAAACTCTAACCGAACGGTTAGAGTTTTTCTTAAGCTGCTTATGCTTCTTTAGCAACTGGATATACACTTACTTGTTTACGGTCACGTCCAAGACGCTCGAACTTCACGACGCCGTCGATTTTCGCATATAGAGTGTCGTCTCCACCACGGCCAACGTTTGTACCAGGGTAGATCTTAGTTCCGCGTTGACGGAAAAGAATCGAACCGCCGGATACGAACTCGCCGTCTGCGCTCTTCGCGCCAAGACGCTTGGAGATTGAATCACGGCCGTTTTTTGTACTACCTACACCCTTTTTCGATGCGAAAAACTGTAGATTCATTTTCAACATATTGTCCCACCTCCTATGTGTGAGTAATTTGGATATGCTTGCCGTATTCCTCGGCAATAGCGGAAATGGATACTTCCATTCCTTGAAGGAGAAGTTGAATATTCTCATCCGTACGCTGGTCCAGACGAGCTGGAACGGTACAGCTGAGATAACCACCTTCATCCTCCATGTCAACTATGAGATGTACATCGCAAAGGGATTCAATCGCGTTCACAGTTCCAATCGACACAGCAGAAACACCTGCGCATACTAAATCATAGCCGTACGGGCCAGACTCAGCGTGTCCAGATAGGGAAAAAGAAATAATGCGATTGTCAGAATCGCGCTTCAAGTTGAAACGTATCATCGTTGATATCCTTAAGCGTTAATTTTGTCGATAACTACTTTAGTGTAAGGTTGACGGTGTCCTTGCTTACGACGGTAGTTTTTCTTTGGCTTATATTTATAAACCGTGATTTTCTTACCTTTACCGTGCTTGTCAACTTTACCAGTTACAGTAGCGCCATCAAGCATAGGAGAGCCAACTTTAATATCGTCTCCACCAACCATTAGCACACGGTCAAAAGTAACCGTTTCACCAGCTTCAGTGTTTAGAAGCTCGATGTAGATTTCTTGACCTTCAGTAACCTTAATTTGTTTACCACCAGTTTCAATAATTGCGTACATTACGTGCACCTCCTCTAATACTAAGACTCGCCATTGCAGGTGCTAGAAACTAGCTTAAAAACCTGTTTTTGAGCGGTTGTAGCTCTTTGGGTGCTTCCAAACGAACTAACCACTAAATCATACCACAGCGAAAATTGCGGTGTCAATGCAAGAAAACCTACTTCTTTCATATCAACTTCAGATAAGCTTACTTAAAGGTAGCCCCGCCTTCTTACGCTGCATCTCAAACAGGCCAAGCCTGGTAAAACCGCCAACCTTTAATCGTTTGTCTGCTTTTTCCTTCTTCTTCATTTGCGTAAGTAGTACGTCCCGTTCTTTCTCATCTACTCTTAAAAAATCAACGATAATCATACCACCTATATTTCGAAGTCGTAGCTGCCTGGCGATTTCATCAATGGCCATTATGTTTACTTCAAGGTGGGTTTGGTTTTTGGTACTTCTTCTTGCGCCTCCACTATCTACATCAATGGCCGTTACCGCATTCGTTTCTTCAATATGAAGGGCTGCTTTCCCTATTTTAACCGTTTTCTCTATTCCCTTAATGGTTCGATCAAGAAGCTGAAGAACGTTCTCATTTTCATCTTCTGACATGACTTTCGCTCCTTTTGCCAATAAGGGCAGAAAGGTTTTTACCGCTTCCTCGTCATTTGTAGCTAGTTCAGTTGCTCGATGAATTGGATAGAGTTTGCTAATTCGTTCAGCAATTCCCCCTGCTTTCTTGATAACACTTGGAACCCGCGCATTTTCAGTAGCATGAAGAATCCTTTGCCACTCGTCTCGAAGGTCTTCTAATTCCTTTATAAGTGCCTCTTCACTCAAATTAGCGGAGCTTGTCCGAAAAATAAGTCCTTCTTGTTCGACACAATGTTCATGAGCGATACGAAGAAGCCCATCTCGCATTGTTGGCAACTGCTTGGATACGGCTGAATAGCCGGCGTAGGGCATATAAACAAGAGACTCTCCAGTTAATGAAACGAGTTCCGTCACAATCGGCCCTTTTCGATCCACGCCAGGGTGTTTGACTTGAACAAGGATCGCCTGCCCTTCTTTAATACAAGCAGAAACAGCCGGCATCCGTTCCCCGGCTGTTTTTTTACTCTGAGCGCAAATAAGTTCGTCGCCATTTAATAGGCCAGGTTTTCCGCTACCTAAGGAGACAAATGCAGCATTCTTATCGTCTAAAACGGAAGAAACTTTCCCGAATATCAAATCTCCTTGATCCGGCTTTTTTTGACAGATGGCTTCCGCCCAAATATCTGTTATCTCTTGATCGTTTACAATAGCGGCTGCCTGCCACTCCTTTTTTTTAAGTATTATAAACTTCATAGCCGCTCTCCTTTTCGTGCTTTTCTTTAGTTTACCTAAATAGCGTACCAACTGCACACCCAATTTGATTTTTTTTAAAATAGGCGTGAAGCAATATTTTCTCATCTGCCTCTATATTCATATCTTCAATCACAATTTGGTAATGATAACCGCGATAAAACGTGGCGAGAAGTTCAGTCAATTTCATGTCAGGAGCTACAGACACAACCTTTTTCTTCCCCTTTGTGGAAGTTGAATAGCGTTCAAGCAAAAAACGCAAATAAATATAATGATGATGTTTCCATTCTTTAAACTGGGACACAGAAAGAAAAACGATTACCAACCATAAATTTAAGTGAAATGGAAAATAGACCACGGTTGCAATTATTAGACCACACAAGCAAACAAGAGAAGAATGAAGCATCACTTTATGGGAAGCTTTAAAAGGATAGCGGAGGGAATACAATAAAAAAAGGAGCTTTCCGCCATCAAGAGGCCATATGGGCAATAGATTAAAGAGTAGAACCATTAAATTATGAAGTAGAAAGAGACTAAACATCTCATCCCATAACCCTAAATAGTAGAAAACAGCCCCAGCCCCAATCATCCAGATGTGTTGAAGTGGACCGGCGAGTATCACAATTAGTTCTTCCTTGAACGGCCGGTTTCCATGCTCATCTACGACAGCAACACCCCCAAACGGAAGAAGAACAATTTCTTTTACTCGCCACCCAAAAAAACGAGCTGCCCCCGCATGCCCTAACTCGTGAATAAGGACAACAACGAACAGCAGCAACATTTCTCGAAAACGTCCTGTTAGAATAGAAAGACCAATTGTCATCCAGAAAAGCGGATGGATCGTTATCATTTTTACCATTATTGGATTGGGACAACTTGAAGCGGGTCAATAAACGCTTCATTTTTCTTTATGGCAAAATAAAACGTTCCTGTCTTTCCATCTTCAGAGTTTGAGACGCTTCCAAGCTGGTCCTTCGTTTGAACAAAATCGTAAAGAGAAACATCAATTGAATCGAGCATACCATACCAAGATTCGCTTCCATCTGTATGCTGGAGAACAACGGTCTGCCCTATCCCTTCCTTGTCCCCTGCATAGGTGACCACCCCTGCATCAATCGCTTCGACTTCAGAACTTAGGACGGTTTCGACCATAATCCCTTTTCCTGTCGTTTCAAAATCCTCAAGGACCTGTACCTTCCCACTGGCAGGTAGCGCATACACTGGGGCATCAGCATTCAAGTTCGTTTCAGGAGATGTTGGAAACAGTGCCACTGGATTTCCAAACTTTCCTTCATACCAATCTTTCACCGTGGCAAACTGGAATTCTTCCGCCATCATATCAGTAACGTAATCCTGAGCCGGAACGAGACGATCGCTCTCTGCTTTAAATAAAATGCCTGCCCCCAAAAACATGCAGGCGGCAATCATCGCTCGCATTAAAAAACTTTGCTTGTTAAATAGCGGGTGAATTTTCATTTCTACCTCTTGATTTGAATACCCAGGTATATGATCATGATTTCGTCCTGATCGAGGTACTGTACGCAAGGGTTGACGCTGCTTCTTTCTCGAATGGAGTCGTTTTCTCACATCATCCAGATCTTTCCGCATTCCTCATCCATCCTTCCTATATGTAGTATTCAGTTTATGACTTGTCCTGAAGGGATATGTCATTTGAATACTTTCAAGTAGGAATGAGTTTGAGTTGTACGTTCAGACTGCGCAATCAATGAATATTATAGACATAGAATTCTACAACAAAAAAATCCCGGCCGTAGCCGAGATTTAAGAACGCATTCCAAAAAACTTTTTCACTTTACTAAACACGCCTCTTTCTTCTTGAAGAGAGAGAAGAGGAACCGATTCACCTAAAATTCGTCTTGCGATATTACGGTAGGCAATCGAAGCTTTTGAACTAGGATCAAGCGCAATTGGCTCTCCTTTATTCGAAGCCGTAATAACCGTATCGTCATCCCCTACAATGCCCAGAAGATCAATCGCAAGTATCGAAACAATTTCGTCCACATCAAGCATTTCGCCACTCTCCATCATGTGGTTTCGAATGCGGTTTACTACAAGTTTCGGTGCTTCGATGTTCTCTTCTTTTTCGAGAAGACCTATAATGCGATCAGCATCTCTTACAGCCGATGTTTCAGGTGTTGTAACAACAACCGATTTATCTGCACCAGCAATGGCATTTTTAAATCCCTGTTCAATGCCTGCCGGACAATCAATTAACACATAATCGTAATCTTGCTTTAATTCATCAATAATTTTCTTCATTTGCGCCGGTTGCACAGCAGATTTATCTTTCGTTTGTGCTGCCGGAAGCATGTAAAGTGCCTCAAAGCGCTTGTCTTTAATTAAGGCTTGATGAAGTCTACATCTTTCCTCAGCTACATCGACAAGATCATAAATAATACGATTCTCAAGCCCCATCACTACATCAAGATTTCGAAGACCGATATCCGTATCAACCAGACATACTTTTTTCCCCGATAGTGCAAGAGCTGTTCCAATGTTTGCTGTCGTTGTGGTCTTACCCACACCACCTTTTCCGGAAGTAATGACGATAGCGTCTCCCACACAACATTCCCCTTTCTGTCTACAACCTAGTCAAATTCGGTCGTACTTTGGTCAGTATTTGAACGCGATCAACGCTAATTTCAGATTGACCGTCTTTGACAAAAGCACATTCTGCTTCATGAATGCTTGCCCCTACTTGATCAGGCGGCCTACTGATCAAATCTGCGATTTTAAGCTGCGAAGGTTTCATAACAGCGGCTGTAATAACCGCCTTTATATCCCCATAAGCCCCCGCATGAGCAATGCCTCGAAGTGCACCCATTACAAATATATTGCCAAAAGCTTTAACAGTACCACCAGGGTTCACATCACCAATTAGGAGAAGATCGCCTTCCACTTCAAGAACCTGCCCTGATCGTACCGTTCTCGCTACGGATGTAATCGTGGACCTCTTACGCTCTTCTTCGGCTTCGTCACGCGACATGACATTCGAATCAATGCGATCAATTTGTAGATTTTGCTTAGATTGAATCATCGCACGAAGTTCTCTTTCTTGCTTTTCTGTTAAATAACGATTCCCAAGCTTGAGCGTTACTGTAATCGTATGTCCTTCCGTCTGCTGAATATGACGAGCGGAAAGTTTTTCATCAAGTTCATTTATAACATCACGAAAAGCGCAGGAATCATCTAAAATCAGATTCAAGCCGTCTTTCGTTCCTTTAATCGTAACAAAATGCTGTGTTTGCTTTTGTACCATAGACAATTTCATTCACCTCAACATAGAATAATTCAACGTTGCTAAAGGAAACTCCTTCTTTTGGCCTGATTTTCTTGTCTACGGCTTTCAGATAAATCTTCAAGCAACCGTTTTACAGGGTAGTAAACAATAAGCAAAAAGATTCCATTTAAAAGTAAGGAAGGAAGATAGCGACTGTAGAAAAAGGAAGAAAAGGATACGTCGGTTACATTTATTAAAGAAAATAGTTCATACACATAGAATTCCATCAACGTTACACCTAATAACCCAAGTATAAGTGTCGTAAACCAATTTAGATGAAAAACCTTCGATAAGTAACCGATTATGTAGGCTGCAACCGACATACCAAACATATATACCCCAACAAGATCTGTATAAATCAGATCATGTAGAAGCCCAAAAACAACACCGTATAGGACGCCATAAGCAGGTGACAAAACCATCCCAATCATAACCACAATCACCGTTACAAAACGCGGGATGAGCTGAAAGTCGAAGCCGTATTGTTCAGGTGCGAACACCTGAAAAACGGTTCCTTCCAAAAGAAAAAGAACAAATAGCGTTCCAACTAGAAAAAAACGCCTCATTCTTCTTCACCTTCCCCCTCATCAGGATTTACGTTTTGTGCTCCACGGTCGATGATCATGACATTGTTAATATCATATAAGTCAGATGCTGGTTTCACATAAGCAGTCTGAGTCGTACCAACGTTATCCGTTTCAATATCAACAATTTCACCGATAACAATGCCGCGTGGGAATATTCCACCATTTCCTGCTGTAATAACGGTTTGGCCTTTTTCTACTTTCGTATCTACCGGAATTTTCGAGAAAAGCAATACTTCTTTTTCCGTATCATATCCTTCAATTGTTCCGAAAACATTCTTATCTTCCTGTGTCATTGCAGCAATTCGATTCGTACGGTCAACATCACTTACTAGTTGAACCGTTGATGAGAAAGGCTGAACATTTTTCACTTTGCCAATTAGACCATCAGGCGTAGCAACGGCCATATCCGCTTCTACCCCATCCTGTTCTCCCTTATCAATCGTTAACAAATCGTTCCAACGGTCTGGTGAACGCGCAATCATATTCGCATGGAATGTTTGATAGTTCGAAAGTCCAGTTGAGGAGTCAATATTTAACTCACTTTTTAAATCTTCGTTTTCTTTCTTGACGGTTTTAAGTTCTTCTGACACCGCAACAAATTCGTTGAGCCTCGACTTCAATAGCTCGTTTTCTTCATACATGTCTTTCATTTCTCCAATACTCTCAAATAAACCCGCTACTGAATTAGCGGGTTTATAGAAGATTGATTGAAGCCAACCAATGGAATCTTTAAAAAACTGCTCAGGCATTGTGAGTGCATCGCGTTCTTTCATTGATGTACCGATTAAGGCAACTAAAATAATAATGCTCACAAGCAATACAATGAGACGTTTATTTGAGAAAAATTGTGGCATGCGTTACACCTTCCAACTACTTCTGTTTAGAGCGGGAAGTTATACCAGCTCTAGATTTGAACAAATGGATATTTTCTAGCGCACGCCCGGTACCAATCGCAACGCACTCAAGTGGATTTTCAGCAACAATAACTGGCATTTTCGTTTCATCGCTAATTACCTGATCCAAGTTTCGCAGCAAAGCTCCGCCGCCTGTAAGTACAATGCCACGATCCATAATGTCAGCTGCAAGCTCAGGTGGCGTTTTCTCAAGCGTTACTTTAACAGCTTCCATAATACTATTAACCGTATCTCGAAGAGCACCAGACACTTCATCTGCCGATACACTGATCGTTTTTGGAAGTCCTGTCACAAGGTCACGGCCGCGAATATCCATCGCGTCAATGCCTTCTGTCGTTCCTGCAGAGCCGATTTCAAGTTTAAGCTGTTCAGCCGTACGTTCACCAATCATTAAATTATATGTTTTCTTCACATACTGAATAATCGACTCGTCCATTTCATCCCCAGCAATGCGGATGGATTCACTAGTAACAATTCCTCCAAGAGAAATGATGGCAACTTCTGTTGTACCCCCACCAATATCAACTACCATACTACCTGTTGGCTCCCAAACTGGTAAATCAGCACCAATCGCTGCTGCAAAAGGCTCCTCAATGGTGTACGGTTCACGCGCGCCTGCCTGGCGCGTTGCATCTTCTACCGCTCTCTTTTCGACAGCTGTGATTCCTGAAGGCACACAAACCATCACGTTAGGTTTACGTGCAAAAATGGAACGGTTTTTTTGAGCCTGTTGAATAAAGTACTTAAGCATTGTAGCCGTCGTTTCAAAATCAGCAATAACACCGTCTTTCATTGGACGAAGTGCAACAATATTACCTGGAGTACGACCGATCATATTTTTTGCATCATTACCTACTGCCTCGATTGAACCAGTATCTGTCCGAAGTGCAACAACGGAAGGCTCACGTACGACGACGCCTTTTCCTTTTACATATGCCAGCGTATTAGCTGTACCTAAATCTATTCCCATATCTCTTGAAAATCCACCAAACATTTATGTTAAATCTCCCTTCAATTCAAGCAAAACTCATAACTATGATTATACTTCATCAGTATTAAAAACGGTAGTGGGAAAACTATTCCACAGCCTATACATACCCTTTTTCTTTTAAACTAATAAACTTTTGATCTCCAATAATAATATGATCGAGCATATCAATACCAAGCATTTTACCACACTCAGCAAGACGTTTTGTAACTTCAATATCTTCCCTGCTTGGTGTAGGATCACCACTTGGATGATTATGAAAGCAAATTAATGAGGCTGCTGAACGTCTGAAAGCCTCTCGGAAAACTTCTCTCGGATGCACGATTGATGCATTTAAACTTCCAACAAAGACGGTTTGACGATGCAACACCTGATTCTTCGTGTTTAAGTATACGCAAACAAAATGCTCTTGTGATAAAAAACGCATGTCTTCCATCACATAATTCGCACCATCTTCCGGTGAACGAATCGTATAGCGCTCTTCTAATTGAAGACGACTTACTCTTCTACCAAGCTCCATCGCCGCAATCAGTTGAACAGCTTTGGCAGTGCCCACGCCATTTAAAGAGGTTAACTCTTCGATACTGGCATCTTTTAATAGACGCAGCCCCTCAAAATACTGAATGATGCGATAAGATAACTGAAGTACAGACTCCTGTTTTGTTCCAGTTCTGAGGATAATCGCCAATAACTCTTGATTGGACAACGTCTCAGGACCCTCTTTCACTAGGCGCTCTCTCGGGCGCTCTTCTTCAGGATAATCGCGAATCATTAACGGTGTTTTAAGCAACACGCTTCCTCCCTGGATTCATCTTCGTGTCTGACTAACGCTGAATCTCCGGAACAATTCCAAACGCCTGCAACTCTCGAAGCGTTTTGGAAATCGGAAGCCCTACCACACTATAATAATCCCCGTGAATACGTTTCACAAAGGCGGCACCGAAACCCTGAATACCATAACCTCCCGCTTTATCAAACGGCTCTCCGGTATCGAGATAATTCTCAATATCTACATCTGTTAAATCCCAAAATTCCACTTCAGTGGCTTCATAGAACTGTGAACGCTGATCATTTGAAAGAATGACCACACCTGAATAAACGATATGGGTCCGGCCAGACAAAGCTTTCAGCATCTGCCTCGCATGCTCGCGACTTTCTGGCTTTCCAAGAATATCGGCACCAAGCGTTACAACCGTATCGGCACCAATGACAATAGCGTCCGATTGGTTCGTAAATACATCATTTGCCTTCCCAAAAGCAAGCTGTTTCACAAGTTCAGAAGGG from Bacillus sp. Cs-700 encodes the following:
- the minD gene encoding septum site-determining protein MinD, which produces MGDAIVITSGKGGVGKTTTTANIGTALALSGKKVCLVDTDIGLRNLDVVMGLENRIIYDLVDVAEERCRLHQALIKDKRFEALYMLPAAQTKDKSAVQPAQMKKIIDELKQDYDYVLIDCPAGIEQGFKNAIAGADKSVVVTTPETSAVRDADRIIGLLEKEENIEAPKLVVNRIRNHMMESGEMLDVDEIVSILAIDLLGIVGDDDTVITASNKGEPIALDPSSKASIAYRNIARRILGESVPLLSLQEERGVFSKVKKFFGMRS
- a CDS encoding M23 family metallopeptidase — protein: MRKDLDDVRKRLHSRKKQRQPLRTVPRSGRNHDHIPGYSNQEVEMKIHPLFNKQSFLMRAMIAACMFLGAGILFKAESDRLVPAQDYVTDMMAEEFQFATVKDWYEGKFGNPVALFPTSPETNLNADAPVYALPASGKVQVLEDFETTGKGIMVETVLSSEVEAIDAGVVTYAGDKEGIGQTVVLQHTDGSESWYGMLDSIDVSLYDFVQTKDQLGSVSNSEDGKTGTFYFAIKKNEAFIDPLQVVPIQ
- a CDS encoding rod shape-determining protein, with product MFGGFSRDMGIDLGTANTLAYVKGKGVVVREPSVVALRTDTGSIEAVGNDAKNMIGRTPGNIVALRPMKDGVIADFETTATMLKYFIQQAQKNRSIFARKPNVMVCVPSGITAVEKRAVEDATRQAGAREPYTIEEPFAAAIGADLPVWEPTGSMVVDIGGGTTEVAIISLGGIVTSESIRIAGDEMDESIIQYVKKTYNLMIGERTAEQLKLEIGSAGTTEGIDAMDIRGRDLVTGLPKTISVSADEVSGALRDTVNSIMEAVKVTLEKTPPELAADIMDRGIVLTGGGALLRNLDQVISDETKMPVIVAENPLECVAIGTGRALENIHLFKSRAGITSRSKQK
- the rpmA gene encoding 50S ribosomal protein L27 codes for the protein MLKMNLQFFASKKGVGSTKNGRDSISKRLGAKSADGEFVSGGSILFRQRGTKIYPGTNVGRGGDDTLYAKIDGVVKFERLGRDRKQVSVYPVAKEA
- the rplU gene encoding 50S ribosomal protein L21 — its product is MYAIIETGGKQIKVTEGQEIYIELLNTEAGETVTFDRVLMVGGDDIKVGSPMLDGATVTGKVDKHGKGKKITVYKYKPKKNYRRKQGHRQPYTKVVIDKINA
- the mreC gene encoding rod shape-determining protein MreC, whose product is MPQFFSNKRLIVLLVSIIILVALIGTSMKERDALTMPEQFFKDSIGWLQSIFYKPANSVAGLFESIGEMKDMYEENELLKSRLNEFVAVSEELKTVKKENEDLKSELNIDSSTGLSNYQTFHANMIARSPDRWNDLLTIDKGEQDGVEADMAVATPDGLIGKVKNVQPFSSTVQLVSDVDRTNRIAAMTQEDKNVFGTIEGYDTEKEVLLFSKIPVDTKVEKGQTVITAGNGGIFPRGIVIGEIVDIETDNVGTTQTAYVKPASDLYDINNVMIIDRGAQNVNPDEGEGEEE
- the minC gene encoding septum site-determining protein MinC, giving the protein MVQKQTQHFVTIKGTKDGLNLILDDSCAFRDVINELDEKLSARHIQQTEGHTITVTLKLGNRYLTEKQERELRAMIQSKQNLQIDRIDSNVMSRDEAEEERKRSTITSVARTVRSGQVLEVEGDLLLIGDVNPGGTVKAFGNIFVMGALRGIAHAGAYGDIKAVITAAVMKPSQLKIADLISRPPDQVGASIHEAECAFVKDGQSEISVDRVQILTKVRPNLTRL
- the radC gene encoding DNA repair protein RadC, coding for MIRDYPEEERPRERLVKEGPETLSNQELLAIILRTGTKQESVLQLSYRIIQYFEGLRLLKDASIEELTSLNGVGTAKAVQLIAAMELGRRVSRLQLEERYTIRSPEDGANYVMEDMRFLSQEHFVCVYLNTKNQVLHRQTVFVGSLNASIVHPREVFREAFRRSAASLICFHNHPSGDPTPSREDIEVTKRLAECGKMLGIDMLDHIIIGDQKFISLKEKGYV
- a CDS encoding ribonuclease E/G, coding for MKFIILKKKEWQAAAIVNDQEITDIWAEAICQKKPDQGDLIFGKVSSVLDDKNAAFVSLGSGKPGLLNGDELICAQSKKTAGERMPAVSACIKEGQAILVQVKHPGVDRKGPIVTELVSLTGESLVYMPYAGYSAVSKQLPTMRDGLLRIAHEHCVEQEGLIFRTSSANLSEEALIKELEDLRDEWQRILHATENARVPSVIKKAGGIAERISKLYPIHRATELATNDEEAVKTFLPLLAKGAKVMSEDENENVLQLLDRTIKGIEKTVKIGKAALHIEETNAVTAIDVDSGGARRSTKNQTHLEVNIMAIDEIARQLRLRNIGGMIIVDFLRVDEKERDVLLTQMKKKEKADKRLKVGGFTRLGLFEMQRKKAGLPLSKLI
- a CDS encoding M50 family metallopeptidase — encoded protein: MVKMITIHPLFWMTIGLSILTGRFREMLLLFVVVLIHELGHAGAARFFGWRVKEIVLLPFGGVAVVDEHGNRPFKEELIVILAGPLQHIWMIGAGAVFYYLGLWDEMFSLFLLHNLMVLLFNLLPIWPLDGGKLLFLLYSLRYPFKASHKVMLHSSLVCLCGLIIATVVYFPFHLNLWLVIVFLSVSQFKEWKHHHYIYLRFLLERYSTSTKGKKKVVSVAPDMKLTELLATFYRGYHYQIVIEDMNIEADEKILLHAYFKKNQIGCAVGTLFR
- a CDS encoding ribosomal-processing cysteine protease Prp, encoding MIRFNLKRDSDNRIISFSLSGHAESGPYGYDLVCAGVSAVSIGTVNAIESLCDVHLIVDMEDEGGYLSCTVPARLDQRTDENIQLLLQGMEVSISAIAEEYGKHIQITHT
- the mreD gene encoding rod shape-determining protein MreD, with translation MRRFFLVGTLFVLFLLEGTVFQVFAPEQYGFDFQLIPRFVTVIVVMIGMVLSPAYGVLYGVVFGLLHDLIYTDLVGVYMFGMSVAAYIIGYLSKVFHLNWFTTLILGLLGVTLMEFYVYELFSLINVTDVSFSSFFYSRYLPSLLLNGIFLLIVYYPVKRLLEDLSESRRQENQAKRRSFL
- a CDS encoding Maf family protein, with amino-acid sequence MKRLVLASGSPRRKELLEQVNLQFEIIVSRFEEHHSQVPPSELVKQLAFGKANDVFTNQSDAIVIGADTVVTLGADILGKPESREHARQMLKALSGRTHIVYSGVVILSNDQRSQFYEATEVEFWDLTDVDIENYLDTGEPFDKAGGYGIQGFGAAFVKRIHGDYYSVVGLPISKTLRELQAFGIVPEIQR
- a CDS encoding Spo0B C-terminal domain-containing protein; its protein translation is MSKKWNTFDVLRHSRHDWLNRLQLIKGNLALDHVDRAKEIIEEIIIQSRQEAKLSNLNAPKLAEYILTFNWCNHLFQLDFEVIGDEYDICAYEADLIALIAQCTTVLDSHVNVPADHHLLLTLQLYHEEIHLVFDFQGEVSDQNKLKLAFENPDVKSAKLIELEQTEQELVSTFLIK